A genomic region of Planococcus kocurii contains the following coding sequences:
- a CDS encoding MDR family MFS transporter: MKWKDYPQNIKVRLITSFFNRAVASAVMPFMALFFAQEMSKVWAGSFLIITVFIGFFVNMIGGYISDRFPRKKVLVMTSFLSACMFLLMAVSLLPTDRWIGLFALAYVFFIIASSLGRPAMHAIIIDSTTPENRKAIYAIDYWMVNLSMAIGAALGGLLYLNHQIELFMLLTVTSASLPIAYHIWLKDERVVSLKKQHHNVLIDLLQNYRVAFQDRPFVKVVIGSIFIFSAEFSLNSYIGVRLAESFQTFTIADFDVAGVRMLSLLNIQNMLLVVCFTFVVNRFTDRFSKKHVLLTGLLLYSIGYVTITSANSWYLLILFNFIGTIGELVYSPVRNAEMANMIPEDKRGSYSAFSNISFSGADLLARSTIIIGAFLIPTMMSVYMGVLLMIGTLLVYTGLFVRKPKRKLANRPEII, from the coding sequence ATGAAATGGAAAGACTATCCACAGAATATTAAAGTGCGTTTAATTACTTCTTTTTTTAATCGAGCTGTGGCTTCAGCTGTGATGCCATTCATGGCTCTTTTCTTTGCACAGGAAATGAGCAAAGTTTGGGCGGGGTCTTTTTTGATTATCACCGTGTTCATCGGTTTTTTTGTGAATATGATCGGTGGATACATTTCAGACCGCTTTCCTAGAAAAAAAGTATTGGTCATGACATCTTTCTTGAGTGCCTGTATGTTCTTGCTAATGGCAGTAAGCTTGCTACCTACGGATAGATGGATTGGCTTGTTTGCATTAGCCTATGTGTTCTTCATAATTGCGAGTAGTTTAGGACGCCCCGCGATGCATGCCATCATCATTGATTCAACGACTCCAGAAAATCGCAAAGCTATTTATGCCATCGATTACTGGATGGTCAATTTGTCGATGGCTATTGGCGCTGCACTTGGTGGTTTGTTGTATCTTAATCATCAAATTGAACTATTTATGTTGTTGACAGTGACATCTGCAAGCTTGCCAATTGCCTATCACATTTGGTTGAAAGATGAGCGTGTTGTGAGCTTGAAAAAACAGCATCACAATGTTCTGATTGACTTACTGCAAAACTATCGAGTGGCTTTTCAGGACCGTCCATTTGTTAAAGTAGTCATTGGATCGATATTTATATTTTCAGCGGAATTTTCATTGAATAGCTATATTGGTGTCCGGTTAGCGGAAAGCTTTCAGACATTCACAATTGCAGACTTTGATGTCGCAGGTGTACGAATGCTTAGTTTGCTAAATATCCAAAATATGTTGCTAGTTGTCTGCTTTACTTTTGTTGTCAATCGATTCACGGATCGCTTTTCTAAAAAGCATGTTTTATTGACCGGATTATTGCTTTACAGCATCGGCTATGTCACGATTACATCAGCGAATAGCTGGTATTTATTGATTTTGTTTAATTTTATTGGCACGATTGGGGAGTTGGTTTATTCACCTGTCCGAAATGCGGAAATGGCCAATATGATACCAGAAGACAAACGGGGATCGTATTCGGCGTTTTCTAACATTTCATTTAGTGGGGCAGATCTTTTAGCGCGCTCGACCATTATTATTGGTGCTTTTTTAATTCCAACGATGATGTCTGTCTATATGGGCGTGTTGCTTATGATTGGTACGCTTCTTGTATATACAGGATTATTTGTCAGAAAGCCCAAAAGAAAACTAGCGAATAGACCCGAAATCATCTGA
- a CDS encoding GNAT family N-acetyltransferase, which produces MAVLIRKAVPKDAEQLASLMKQVEQSGLMLFDPGERKTTPEQLQQRLFSMGQESIVFVAEEGQQLMGYLFAIGEEIQRKQHSIHIAIGVSRRERGKGIGCQLFVAMEEWAKDKEIRRIELTVLEHNHAAIALYKKRGFVVEGLKRESIGIGGNYMNEWLMSKLL; this is translated from the coding sequence ATGGCTGTGTTGATTAGAAAAGCAGTTCCAAAGGATGCCGAACAATTGGCTAGCCTAATGAAACAAGTTGAACAATCCGGGTTGATGCTATTTGATCCTGGTGAACGAAAGACGACTCCTGAGCAATTACAACAACGCCTTTTTTCAATGGGGCAAGAGTCAATTGTGTTCGTTGCAGAAGAAGGTCAACAATTAATGGGATATTTGTTTGCGATAGGAGAAGAAATCCAACGTAAGCAACACTCGATTCACATCGCAATAGGCGTTTCGCGACGAGAGCGGGGAAAAGGTATAGGGTGTCAATTGTTCGTGGCCATGGAAGAGTGGGCAAAAGACAAAGAAATTCGCCGCATTGAATTGACCGTATTAGAACACAATCACGCTGCCATTGCGTTGTATAAAAAAAGAGGTTTTGTAGTAGAGGGACTCAAAAGAGAGTCGATTGGTATTGGTGGTAACTACATGAATGAATGGTTAATGTCGAAATTACTCTAG
- a CDS encoding GGDEF domain-containing protein: MATLLFFFLENMALIIALLYLALKAKELLFPNLTESKFLYLLSVVFISFLTFSVMYNPYFYMGMRLDLREVPLYFISYIAGWKVGLLSAIFPAYFRYSFEGPTVVLGILQSIVLPVVIGSLFHNQKSSNKFFNLLNLKKMMAGFLIFEMLKSVWMFLFTPATISIIIAMLFFAGVAVLAMGLITNGESRQLLLRTELEYYSNQDPMTQLPNIRFFKKTLAPLIVQQIPLAIVMMDVDYFKIYNDTHGHQKGDAVLRSLGQLMKDNTRSKDHVARYGGEEFIFCITDPQDQREALMLAEIVRKQIELYPFVGEELQPAGKLTVSMGVSVSTGDKSLDELIGEADSAMYESKHNGRNCVTAHSEINARELVKS; this comes from the coding sequence ATGGCAACATTGCTTTTTTTCTTTCTTGAAAACATGGCATTAATTATCGCCTTATTGTATTTGGCGTTAAAAGCAAAAGAATTATTATTCCCAAACTTGACTGAATCAAAGTTCTTATATCTATTAAGTGTTGTCTTCATAAGTTTTTTAACCTTTTCCGTTATGTATAATCCGTATTTTTATATGGGCATGAGACTGGATTTGCGTGAAGTTCCACTTTATTTTATTTCATACATTGCTGGTTGGAAAGTTGGACTGCTATCTGCTATATTCCCGGCATACTTCCGGTACTCTTTCGAAGGTCCGACGGTTGTATTGGGTATTTTGCAATCGATTGTACTGCCAGTCGTTATTGGCAGCTTGTTTCACAATCAAAAATCATCAAATAAGTTTTTCAATTTATTGAATCTCAAAAAAATGATGGCTGGTTTTTTGATTTTCGAAATGTTGAAATCAGTCTGGATGTTTTTATTTACACCAGCAACTATTTCTATTATTATTGCCATGTTGTTTTTTGCTGGAGTTGCGGTATTGGCGATGGGTTTAATCACCAATGGAGAAAGTCGTCAACTATTGCTGCGAACAGAACTGGAATATTACTCAAATCAAGATCCGATGACGCAGTTGCCCAATATCCGTTTTTTCAAAAAGACACTAGCGCCGTTGATTGTGCAACAAATTCCACTCGCCATTGTTATGATGGATGTGGATTATTTCAAAATTTACAATGATACACATGGGCATCAAAAGGGAGATGCCGTTCTTCGTTCACTTGGCCAATTAATGAAAGACAATACGCGTAGCAAAGATCATGTAGCTCGTTATGGAGGAGAAGAATTCATTTTTTGCATTACGGACCCTCAAGACCAACGTGAAGCTTTGATGCTTGCTGAAATTGTCAGAAAACAAATAGAGCTTTATCCGTTTGTCGGAGAAGAGTTGCAACCAGCAGGAAAACTAACAGTGTCAATGGGTGTCAGCGTGAGTACAGGAGACAAAAGCTTAGATGAATTGATTGGTGAAGCCGATAGTGCCATGTATGAATCAAAG